A single genomic interval of Helicoverpa armigera isolate CAAS_96S chromosome 22, ASM3070526v1, whole genome shotgun sequence harbors:
- the LOC110370839 gene encoding apyrase, whose protein sequence is MERVVWLAALLATAALAQDSGLFELNVVHYNDFHAHFDEVSPQGTVCSAQSEPCIGGYARLYTAVQQVLEAEPDSLLLNGGDTFQGTIWYNFLRWNVSQHFMNMLPHDAHVLGNHEFDHGVEGLVPYLERLEAPMLGANVNTTLEPSMTPYIKNHVVVERHGRKIGIVGVLLRQFSAPIGRVIMEDELEAVNREAAILTEMGIDIIIVLSHIGYTSDIELARRVSPTVDIIVGGHSHTLLYNGETPNGDTALGEYPTVVTQDNGHKIPIVQASCYTRYLGNIKFFINDQGVVERWVGEPVFLGSSIVQDPRIMDLMEPWRQEVDAIGKEVLGRSLVTLSNALCYQDECTLGSWACDGFLEEMIPRAKGTAWSDANVCMINAGALRVSISPGNVTTEALLMAMPFENYLQVYDLKGQYLLEALEYSVSAAWTGTFVSRQMLQIGGMRNVYNASAPIGSRVSATVRCIDCDVPRYLPLDVDATYRIVTQSYIGDGGGGFTMLSEHRENLEPLDVDYTVLQRYMRRQRVVMKDVDGRIKIVY, encoded by the exons ATGGAGCGAGTGGTGTGGCTCGCGGCTCTGCTAGCAACCGCTGCGCTCGCGCAAGACAGCGGCCTGTTTGAACTTAACGTTGTGCATTACAATGACTTCCACGCACa TTTCGATGAGGTGAGTCCGCAAGGCACGGTGTGCAGCGCGCAGAGCGAGCCCTGCATCGGGGGCTACGCGCGCCTGTACACCGCGGTGCAGCAGGTGCTGGAGGCGGAGCCCGACTCCTTGCTGCTCAACGGCGGCGACACCTTCCAGGGCACCATCTGGTACAACTTCCTGCGCTGGAACGTCAGCCAGCACTTCATGAACATGTTGCCGCACGACGCGCAC GTGCTGGGGAACCACGAGTTCGACCACGGCGTGGAGGGGCTGGTGCCGTACCTGGAGCGGCTCGAGGCCCCCATGCTGGGCGCCAACGTCAACACCACGCTGGAGCCCTCCATGACGCCCTACATCAAGAACCACGTCGTCGTCGAGCGCCACGGACGCAAGATCGGCATCGTCGGCGTGCTGCTCAGACAG TTCTCGGCGCCGATCGGGCGAGTGATCATGGAAGACGAGCTGGAAGCCGTGAACCGCGAGGCCGCGATACTCACTGAGATGGGCATCGATATCATTATAGTGCTGTCTCACATTGGATACACTAGTGACAT AGAATTAGCTCGTCGCGTGTCTCCCACGGTGGACATCATAGTGGGCGGTCACTCGCACACGCTGCTGTACAACGGAGAGACGCCCAACGGAGACACCGCGCTCGGCGAGTACCCCACTGTCGTCACACAGGATAACGGACACaag ATCCCGATAGTGCAAGCGTCATGCTACACGCGGTACCTGGGCAACATCAAGTTCTTCATCAACGATCAGGGCGTCGTGGAGCGCTGGGTGGGAGAACCCGTCTTCTTGGGCTCCTCAATCGTACAAG ATCCGAGGATTATGGATCTGATGGAGCCGTGGCGGCAAGAGGTGGACGCCATTGGTAAAGAGGTTCTCGGAAGGTCACTCGTCACGCTCAGCAACGCTCTGTGCTACCAGGATGAGTGCACTCTTGGTAGCTGGGCTTGCGACGGTTTCTTGGAGGAG ATGATCCCTAGAGCTAAAGGCACAGCATGGAGTGACGCGAACGTGTGTATGATCAATGCCGGTGCACTCCGAGTATCGATCAGCCCGGGAA ATGTGACGACTGAAGCCCTGCTGATGGCAATGCCGTTCGAGAACTATCTGCAGGTGTACGACCTGAAGGGGCAGTACCTGCTGGAGGCGCTAGAGTACTCCGTGTCAGCGGCCTGGACTGGAACTTTTGTTAGCAGACAAATGCTGCAGATCGGCG GTATGCGCAACGTGTACAACGCGTCTGCGCCGATAGGGTCTCGCGTGTCGGCGACAGTGCGCTGCATCGACTGCGACGTGCCGCGCTACTTGCCGCTCGACGTCGACGCCACCTACCGCATAGTCACGCAGAGCTACATCGGAGATGGCGGCGGCGGATTCACG ATGTTATCTGAGCACAGGGAGAATCTAGAGCCTTTGGATGTGGACTACACGGTTCTGCAGAGGTACATGAGGAGACAGCGAGTTGTTATGAAGGACGTCGATGGAAGAATAAAGATCGTTTATTGA
- the LOC110370838 gene encoding apyrase, whose protein sequence is MERVVWIVTLLATAALAQDSGLFELNIVHYNDFHAHFDEVSPQGTVCSAQSEPCIGGFARLYTAVQQVLEAEPDSLLLNGGDTFQGTIWYNFLRWNVSQHFMNMLPHDAHVLGNHEFDHGVEGLVPYLERLEAPMLGANVNTTLEPSMTPYIKNHVVVERHGRKIGIIGVLLRQFSAPIGRVIMEDELEAVNREAAILTEMGIDIIIVLSHIGYTSDIQLARRVSPTVDIIVGGHSHTLLYNGETPNGDTALGEYPTVVTQDNGHTIPIVQASCYTRYLGNIKFFINDQGVVERWVGEPVFLGSSIVQDPKIMELLEPWRQEVDAIGKEVLGTSRVTLNRSWCSRGECNLGSWACDGFLEEMIFNAKGTAWNDVHVCMINTGGLRVQINPGNVTTEALLMAMPFENFVQVYDLKGRYLLEALEFSVGVSWSESFSSGRMLQIGGMRNVYNASQPIGSRVSATVRCIDCDVPRYLPLDVDATYRIVTQSYIGDGGGGYSMLSDNRENVEVKEVDYVLLQKYMRRQGVVVKDLDGRIKIAY, encoded by the exons ATGGAGCGAGTGGTGTGGATTGTGACTCTGTTGGCGACCGCTGCTCTCGCGCAAGACAGCGGCCTCTTCGAACTTAATATTGTGCATTACAATGACTTCCACGCACA TTTCGATGAGGTGAGTCCGCAAGGCACGGTGTGCAGCGCGCAGAGCGAGCCCTGCATCGGGGGCTTCGCGCGCCTGTACACCGCGGTGCAGCAGGTGCTGGAGGCGGAGCCCGACTCCTTGCTGCTCAACGGCGGCGACACCTTCCAGGGCACCATCTGGTACAACTTCCTGCGCTGGAACGTCAGCCAGCACTTCATGAACATGTTGCCGCACGACGCGCAC GTGCTGGGGAACCACGAGTTCGACCACGGCGTGGAGGGGCTGGTGCCGTACCTGGAGCGGCTCGAGGCCCCCATGCTGGGCGCCAACGTCAACACCACGCTGGAGCCCTCCATGACGCCCTACATCAAGAACCACGTCGTCGTCGAGCGCCACGGACGCAAGATCGGCATCATCGGCGTGCTGCTCAGACAG TTTTCGGCGCCGATCGGGCGAGTGATCATGGAAGACGAGCTGGAAGCCGTGAACCGCGAGGCCGCGATACTCACTGAGATGGGCATCGATATCATTATAGTGCTGTCTCATATCGGATACACCAGTGACAT CCAGCTGGCTCGTCGCGTGTCTCCCACGGTGGACATCATAGTGGGCGGCCACTCGCACACGCTGCTGTACAACGGAGAGACGCCCAACGGAGACACCGCGCTCGGCGAGTACCCCACTGTCGTCACACAGGATAACGGACATAcg atCCCGATAGTGCAAGCGTCTTGCTACACACGCTACCTGGGTAACATCAAGTTCTTCATCAATGACCAGGGCGTCGTGGAGCGCTGGGTGGGAGAGCCCGTCTTCTTAGGCTCCTCAATCGTACAAG ACCCGAAGATAATGGAGCTGCTGGAGCCATGGCGGCAGGAGGTGGACGCCATCGGTAAAGAGGTTCTCGGCACGTCTCGCGTCACGCTCAACCGCTCGTGGTGTTCCCGCGGAGAGTGCAACCTCGGCAGCTGGGCTTGTGACGGCTTCCTCGAAGAG ATGATTTTCAATGCTAAGGGAACGGCATGGAATGACGTTCACGTGTGTATGATCAACACCGGAGGATTGCGAGTACAGATCAATCCTGGAA ACGTGACGACTGAGGCTCTGCTGATGGCGATGCCGTTCGAGAACTTCGTGCAGGTGTACGACCTGAAGGGACGGTACCTGCTGGAGGCGCTAGAGTTCTCTGTCGGCGTGTCCTGGTCCGAATCCTTCTCCAGCGGACGGATGTTACAGATCGGAG GTATGCGCAACGTGTACAACGCATCACAGCCGATAGGGTCTCGCGTGTCGGCGACAGTGCGCTGCATCGACTGCGACGTGCCGCGCTACTTGCCGCTCGACGTCGACGCCACCTACCGCATAGTCACGCAGAGCTACATCGGAGATGGCGGAGGCGGATATTCC ATGCTATCAGACAACAGAGAGAACGTGGAAGTCAAGGAGGTAGACTACGTGCTCCTGCAGAAGTACATGAGGAGGCAAGGGGTCGTTGTGAAAGACCTCGACGGGAGAATAAAGATAGCTTACTGA